One stretch of Nitrosococcus watsonii C-113 DNA includes these proteins:
- the rnc gene encoding ribonuclease III, with protein sequence MTDDLGRLCQKLGYQFAEPALLRHAITHRSAAKENNERLEFLGDSILNFLIADFLYSGFPKAQEGKLSRLRATLVKGETLAELARELEIGDHLILGLGELKSGGYRRTSILADAFEAVIGAVYLDGGLEACRQLVSSLYRDRLETLTDEVLLNLKDPKTRLQEYLQARQFPLPDYRVSAVNGEAHDQVFQVECTLNNTFPSVIGIGRSRRKAEQDAATRALALLLAENEDMNA encoded by the coding sequence TTGACCGACGATCTGGGTCGGCTATGCCAAAAACTAGGCTACCAGTTTGCGGAACCAGCCCTATTACGCCATGCGATAACTCACCGTAGCGCTGCTAAGGAAAATAATGAGCGCCTGGAATTCCTAGGGGATTCTATTCTGAATTTTCTCATCGCTGACTTCCTTTATAGTGGTTTTCCTAAGGCCCAGGAGGGGAAATTAAGCCGACTTCGGGCTACTTTAGTTAAAGGGGAAACTTTGGCGGAATTAGCCCGGGAGCTTGAAATTGGAGACCATTTGATTCTTGGTTTAGGTGAATTAAAAAGCGGTGGTTATCGTCGTACCTCCATACTTGCAGACGCCTTTGAGGCAGTGATAGGCGCTGTTTACCTAGATGGGGGGTTAGAGGCTTGCCGTCAATTGGTGAGCTCTCTTTATCGGGATCGCCTAGAGACACTCACCGATGAGGTTCTCCTTAATCTTAAGGATCCTAAGACCCGTCTCCAAGAGTATCTGCAGGCCCGGCAGTTTCCCCTGCCCGATTATCGGGTAAGTGCTGTGAACGGGGAAGCCCATGATCAAGTTTTCCAGGTTGAATGCACTCTCAATAATACCTTTCCTTCAGTTATAGGTATTGGCCGCAGTCGCCGTAAGGCTGAACAGGATGCAGCAACTCGGGCTTTGGCACTGTTGCTAGCGGAAAATGAGGATATGAATGCCTGA